GGCCGCGCTCTTGGCGGGCGCGGCGGACTTGGCAGCCGTGGAAACCTCCTGGGCCGGGGCGGGACGTACCGTGACCGAAGACGGTTCCGGCCGCAAGTCGGCGGGGGCGCCACCGGCGCCTCGACGGCCCCCGAAGATCTTGGCGAGCCGCCCCTTGCCGGCGCGCGCAGGCCCCTCGGCGGCGAACGTCGAGCGGACCCCGTGCCTGGTCATCGCTGCTCCGTTCCGGCCGCTGCGGCCCGGTTGTCCACAGGTTTCGTGCGTGCGCGGCGTTACTTATCCACAGCCCGGCTCGCCGGGTTGACGCAGGATAAGCCGCGCCAACGGCGTGATCAATTCGGCGCGCGGTACGCCGCCGATCGAATTCCGGGCTCTCCCACGATCACGCCGGCCGCGTCCACCAGGCCGACCCCCTCGCCGCGGACGAGGATCGCGCGGATCCCCGCCGCCTCGGCGCCCGCGACGTCCGCCACCGGGTTGTCGCCGACCATCCAGACCTCGTCGGGGTCCCCCGCGGCGGCCCGCGCGGCGGCGTACATGCGCGGGTTCGGCTTCTCCCACCCGACCGCCGCGGAGGTGACGACGCCGTGGAGGTACGGCGCCAGCCCCAGCGCGGACACGAGCGCGGGCAGCTCGGGGACGTGGTTGCTCACGACGACGTGCCGGTACGCCGCCAGCCGCTCGAGCGCGGGCACGGTGTCGGGGTGGACGGTCCAGCAGGACGGGTCGACGTACCGGGCGCGGAACGCCGCCACGAGCGCCTCGGGTGCCACCGGCACGCCCGCGCCCGAGCACGCGCCGCACAGCACCGGCGCCAGCGCCGCCCACCACGCGTCCGCGTCGGCGTGCGCGTGCCCGACGTCGGGCGTGTGCCAGGGGATCCGTTCCGCAGCCCCGGCCGCAGCGCGTCGCGGGTCGCGCCGTGGCCGGGCACCAGCTCGTCCAGGCAGTCGAGGAGCACCGCGCTCCACGGCG
The DNA window shown above is from Frankiaceae bacterium and carries:
- a CDS encoding HAD-IA family hydrolase, which codes for MGFRRDARDAVAVERGAPRLPGRAGARPRRDPRRAAAGAAERIPWHTPDVGHAHADADAWWAALAPVLCGACSGAGVPVAPEALVAAFRARYVDPSCWTVHPDTVPALERLAAYRHVVVSNHVPELPALVSALGLAPYLHGVVTSAAVGWEKPNPRMYAAARAAAGDPDEVWMVGDNPVADVAGAEAAGIRAILVRGEGVGLVDAAGVIVGEPGIRSAAYRAPN